CAGTGAACCAGCAAGAAGTGGGAGCAAGCCATTGAGATGAATGCCGTGCATGGACAACAGCTCAATGGCTTGTTTGGGATGCGGGGCAGGAATTCAGGTCAGCGGCCCAACCATCTCTGCCTCAGGCGGGCTCCGCTGCCGATTGAACACAACTGGATGCGACAGTCTGGTTGTCAAACGGATATTGGCATCAATCAAGCGAAATTCCGCGTTTCGCCGCCAGGACCACTTCGAAGCATTTCACTCACTGTGATCCTTCTGCGGCACAAACACATCCGCCTGGGACATGCTCCGCTAGTGGAAAAGCGCAGCCCTTACCGAGAACGGATTGAACTGTCGTTTTTTGCCACCGCATCATCATCGGCATTCAGCAAAGCCGGAATTTCAGCCACCAGTGCGTCGATGGCCACCCTCAACTTGCGACGTAATTGCCGTGCCTGTGGCCAGAGCGCATGGATCTCATAGGAGCGGGCCCGATAGTCCGGCAGGATATGTACTAGCTCTCCACGCCTGGCATAGCTGCTCAGCAGCCAGCAGGGTACCCACGCAATGCCGTAGCCCGCCACGGCAGCAGCGGCAATGGCCTGGATATCGTCCATGCTGATCTGGGAACGCACTTGCAGGCGGTAGTCTGAGCTGCCGTCTCGCCCAGCAACTGGCGAAACACTCCACGGAGCGACGACACCCGAGCGCGAGTAACTGATGACCGCATGACCATCGAGTTCCTCCAGGAGGCTGGGCGTGCCGTGGCGTGCCAGATAGGCCGGGGAAGCTCCGATGCTGATGTGCTGTGTGCCAAGCAGGCGCGCAGACAAGGTGCCGCTGTCATGCAGCGGGCCTATGCGTATGGCCAGGTCAAATCCCTCCTCGATCAGATCCACTGTACGGTCGCCGAACGACAGATCGATGTTCAGTTGCGGATACAGACGCGTCAGATTCAGCAGTATTGGCGCCACGCACAGTTGCCCAAAGCCTTCTGGCACGCTGACCCGCAGGCGGCCGATGGGCTCCATGCGGCCACTGTCCAGATCTGCCTCGGCTGCATCCAGCTCCTTGAGTGCCCGAGTGCAGCGTTCATAGTAGATCTGCCCCTCCTCGGTCAGGGTCTGGCTACGCGTATTGCGCTGCAATAGCCGCGTGCCCAGACGTGCCTCCAGCCTGGCAACGGCCTTGCCCACGGCAGAGCGCGTCACACCAAGCCGCTGGGCAGCAGGGGTGAAGCCGCCCGCTTCCACCACCTGCACAAAGGTGGAAACTCCTTCCAGAGGGTCTTGCACAGCCATGTCTATTGAATCCTTTCATTCCCCAAAAATGGGAAATCAATGCGTTAATTTAAGAATTTTATTCCCATAGACTCGCATTGAACGTTCTGCGCCAGAACGCCGTTTCCCTTTTCTGGAGTGCGCAACCATGTCCTCGAATGATGTTGATCTCTTGAACACCAGCAGCCTGGAGCTGGCACCGACCCGGCGCAATCGCATCGCACTGCTATCGGTCTGTCTGGCCGCACTGATGTTCAGCCTTGAAATCTCCAGCGTGCCTGTAATCCTTCCCACGCTGGAGTCCGTTCTGCACAGTGACTTCAAAGGCATTCAGTGGATCATGAATGCCTACACCATCGCCTGCGTCTCGGTGCTCATGGCCACCGGGACACTGGCGGACCGGTTTGGCCGCAAGCGGGTCTTTCTGATCTCCATAGCCCTCTTTGCATTTTCATCGCTGCTGTGCGGCCTGGCATGGAACACACCGATGCTGATTGCCAGCCGCGTGTTCCAGGGGGCCAGCGGTGGCGCCATGCTGATCTGCCTGGTAGCCGTCCTCTCGCACCAATTTCCGCACGGCGCCGAGCGCAGCCGCGCCTTCAGCACCTGGGGAGTCATGCTCGGCATAGGCTTGGGTTTTGGCCCGCTGATTGGCGGCATGATCGTCGCCCTATCGGACTGGCGCTGGGTGTTCTGGGTACATGTGCTGATTGCCACGCTGACTTTCTTTCTGGCCGCCATCGCCGTGCAGGAATCGCATGACCCCAAGGCCGGCGCGCTGGATCTTGCGGGCATCATCACGCTGTCCCTCGCGGTATTCGGCCTGGCTTTCTTTGTGACGCAAGGCTCCGACACCGGTTTTGGCAGCATGTCTGCGCTGTCCGCCATGGCTGTGGGTCTGCTGAGTTTTGCGACCTTTGTGTGGGTGGAACTGCGTGCCCTGCATCCCATGTTCGACTTTTCCGTCTTTCGGGTGCGCAATTTCTCCGGTGCGCTGCTGGGCTCCATGGGCATGAACTTCAGCTTCTGGGCGTTCATCATCTACCTGCCCATCTATTTTCAGAGTGCGCTAGGTCAGGATGTCACGGCCGCCGGTGTCTCGCTGCTAGCCTACACCCTTCCCACGCTGGTGTTCCCGGTGGTCGGAGAACGCATCGCCATGCGCTATGGCCCGCGTATCGCCATTCCGCTGGGGCTATTCGCCATCGGTCTTGGATTCATGCTGATGCTCGCTGGCAGCCAGCTCGCCCACAGCCACTGGCTTTACGTGCTGCCGGGCTGCATGATTGCCGGCGCAGGGCTGGGTATCACCAACACCCCGGTGACAAATACCACCACGGCAGCGGTCTCGAGCACACGCGCCGGCATGGCATCCGGCATCGACATGAGTGCCCGCATGATTACGCTGTCGATCAATATCGCGCTGATGGGTTTCCTGCTGGTGCATGGCGTACAGCAGCACCTGCAAACCGCATTGCGCGACCCTGTCGATGCTGCAGCGCTGCGCGAGATGGCCAACGGCATTGCCTCGGGCAACCTGCAAGCCCTGCAGGCAGGTGCTGGCGCCGTCACTTCGCCACAGGCACTGACAGACATTGCCCGCGAGGCATTGGTGTACAGCTTTGGCGGCGTAATGCTCTATGCGGCCATCGCCGTGTGGCTGCTGGCACTGGGCAGCTTTGTGATCTTCTCGGGTCGCAGAGCAGCACGGTGACCTGTATGGCAGTCCAAGCCGATGGGCAAGCATCTGCTCGCTGATCTGCAACTTGGTTGCCTGCATTGCCATGGACATCGACTTCCTGCCTAGGCAGCAAGCCGCAGGCTTCGACAACATCGCAGGCATTGGCAGCCGTGCCACCTGCTGTGTGCACCAGGCCAGAATCAGCATCCATGCCGAAGTACCACTGCTTGCCTTTCCCGCTCTGGTGCATCTCTTCACCATGCACCTTGTTTCTATTCCTGGTGAATGCCAGTGCAGCACTCAAGGTAGCGTCCACGGTAGCGCCAGCGTGCGGCATAGCTTCCCAATGCGTTGCTGCGGCAAATTCATGACACGACTCCAAGTCGATCAAAGACTGCCGTACTTTGCACCGCCTGCGATTTGCTGAATCGTGTTGGCGGCTCTTCACAGATAGAAGAGTCACATCACAATATATTTAAAAATCAGGATATTTATCCCAATAAATTTGTTTAACAAATTTATTGAAACCCTCCAGACTCCCTCCAAGACTCATAGAACCTGGAGACATCAGTTGGAGCAAAAGATTTTCAGTGCGCCTGGGCACTTTTTCCGCCCCTCGCGTTCACATGCTGTTGTTATTGGCGGCGGGACTATGGGAGCCGATGTCGCGGTCGTCCTCTGCCGAGGCGCTTGCAAAACGACTGTTGTCGAGTCCAATCCCGACCGGGCTGCCAAAGTCCCTGGGCTGGTCCATCACGGCTTGACCCAACTGGATGCGCCGCAGCAGCTTGCCCACCTGTCCGTCGTCTCGTCATTGGACGACCTCGACTGGAGCTCTGTGGATCTTGTGATCGAATGCATCCCGGAGCGCCTGGACATCAAGCAAGCGCTTTTCAAGCAACTCGAGCAGCACGCCCGCAAAGATGCATTGCTGGCCAGCAATAGCTCGAGCTTCCCCATTACGGCAATTGCAGAAGGCCTTGCAACGCAGGAACGCATGTTGGGTCTGCACTTCTTCATGCCTGCGCATCTGACGCCTCTTGTTGAAGTGGTGTGCGGCGAGGCATCCCGCATGGAATGTGCAGAGAACCTTCATGCTTTCATGCGCCAGTGCGGCATGGTGCCGGTGCTGGTAAAGAAGGATTTGCCAGGCTTTTTGGCGAACCGTCTGCAGCACGCGCTGGCTCGCGAAGCTTTTGCACTGATTGAAGCGGGCATTGCATCAGCCGAAGACGTGGATTCAGCCGTGCGCTTTGGCTTCGGCTTTCGCTTTCTTGCAGCGGGCCCCGTGCTTCAGCGCGACCATGCAGGTCTGGAAGTCCACTGCGCCGCTGGAGCAACGATGTATCCATCGCTGGCGGCCAACAAGGAGCCAAGCCCATGCCTTTCGCAAAGAGTGGCTGAGGGCAAATTCGGCATGAAGTCCGGAGAAGGTTTTTTCAAGTGGACTCCAGAGAGCATCGCGCAGGAGAAACAGCGCTACCAGAAGACGCTGCTGGCAGGTCTCGAACTTCTCAAGAGCGAATTGCCTTCCGTGGGCGACGCTGCCGTGCAGTAAGAGGAGCGCATGATGAATACACCTCTGATCATCACCGTCGCTCCCAACGGAGCCTACAAGACCAGGGAGCAGCACCCCGAGGTTCCATTGACTGCTCGCGATCTGGCACAGACGGCCAAGGAATGCCTGGAATCCGGTGCATCCATGATCCATATGCATGTGCGCAAGCCTGACGGCAAGCATTTGCTCGATGCCCACGCCTATCTTGAAGCCACTGCTGCAGTGCGCAAAGCGGTGGGCCAGGAACTGGTGGTTCAGGTCACCACTGAAGCGGCTCAGGTCTATCAGCCATACGAGCAGATGCGGGTCGCACGAGAAACAGCGCCGGAAGCGATCTCCGTCGGCTTGCGCGAAATACTCAAACCTGAAGTTCCCGAAACGGATATCCGGTCCTTCTTCACATGGCTCAAGCAGAGCAATGTGATGACCCAGATCATTTTGTATGACGTGGCGGACGTGCAGGCCTGGCAGCACCTGCTTGCAGGCGGCGTCATCCCGGAAAACAAATGGTTTCTGCTTTTCGTACTGGGCCGCTACTCTGCCGGTCAGACCTCTTCGCCCATCGATCTGCTGCCGTTCCTGAATGCCCATGACGACACCTATCCATGGGCAATGTGCGCCTTCGGCCCTCAGGAAAATGCATGCGCGATGGCTGCTGCCAGCCTTGGAGGGCATGCGCGCGTCGGCTTCGAGAACAACCTGTTCCTGAAGAGCGGTGAGCCGGCGGCAAGCAA
This region of Comamonas thiooxydans genomic DNA includes:
- a CDS encoding LysR substrate-binding domain-containing protein yields the protein MQDPLEGVSTFVQVVEAGGFTPAAQRLGVTRSAVGKAVARLEARLGTRLLQRNTRSQTLTEEGQIYYERCTRALKELDAAEADLDSGRMEPIGRLRVSVPEGFGQLCVAPILLNLTRLYPQLNIDLSFGDRTVDLIEEGFDLAIRIGPLHDSGTLSARLLGTQHISIGASPAYLARHGTPSLLEELDGHAVISYSRSGVVAPWSVSPVAGRDGSSDYRLQVRSQISMDDIQAIAAAAVAGYGIAWVPCWLLSSYARRGELVHILPDYRARSYEIHALWPQARQLRRKLRVAIDALVAEIPALLNADDDAVAKNDSSIRSR
- a CDS encoding MFS transporter → MSSNDVDLLNTSSLELAPTRRNRIALLSVCLAALMFSLEISSVPVILPTLESVLHSDFKGIQWIMNAYTIACVSVLMATGTLADRFGRKRVFLISIALFAFSSLLCGLAWNTPMLIASRVFQGASGGAMLICLVAVLSHQFPHGAERSRAFSTWGVMLGIGLGFGPLIGGMIVALSDWRWVFWVHVLIATLTFFLAAIAVQESHDPKAGALDLAGIITLSLAVFGLAFFVTQGSDTGFGSMSALSAMAVGLLSFATFVWVELRALHPMFDFSVFRVRNFSGALLGSMGMNFSFWAFIIYLPIYFQSALGQDVTAAGVSLLAYTLPTLVFPVVGERIAMRYGPRIAIPLGLFAIGLGFMLMLAGSQLAHSHWLYVLPGCMIAGAGLGITNTPVTNTTTAAVSSTRAGMASGIDMSARMITLSINIALMGFLLVHGVQQHLQTALRDPVDAAALREMANGIASGNLQALQAGAGAVTSPQALTDIAREALVYSFGGVMLYAAIAVWLLALGSFVIFSGRRAAR
- a CDS encoding 3-hydroxyacyl-CoA dehydrogenase family protein, which encodes MGADVAVVLCRGACKTTVVESNPDRAAKVPGLVHHGLTQLDAPQQLAHLSVVSSLDDLDWSSVDLVIECIPERLDIKQALFKQLEQHARKDALLASNSSSFPITAIAEGLATQERMLGLHFFMPAHLTPLVEVVCGEASRMECAENLHAFMRQCGMVPVLVKKDLPGFLANRLQHALAREAFALIEAGIASAEDVDSAVRFGFGFRFLAAGPVLQRDHAGLEVHCAAGATMYPSLAANKEPSPCLSQRVAEGKFGMKSGEGFFKWTPESIAQEKQRYQKTLLAGLELLKSELPSVGDAAVQ
- a CDS encoding 3-keto-5-aminohexanoate cleavage protein, coding for MNTPLIITVAPNGAYKTREQHPEVPLTARDLAQTAKECLESGASMIHMHVRKPDGKHLLDAHAYLEATAAVRKAVGQELVVQVTTEAAQVYQPYEQMRVARETAPEAISVGLREILKPEVPETDIRSFFTWLKQSNVMTQIILYDVADVQAWQHLLAGGVIPENKWFLLFVLGRYSAGQTSSPIDLLPFLNAHDDTYPWAMCAFGPQENACAMAAASLGGHARVGFENNLFLKSGEPAASNAALVAQVCQGAAALGRPLATAHDIRSLFLN